From a single Paenibacillus sp. FSL W8-0426 genomic region:
- the tet gene encoding Tet(L)/Tet(K)/Tet(45) family tetracycline efflux MFS transporter: protein MNTSHSQSTLRHNPILIWLCVLSFFSVLNEMVLNVSLPDIANDLNKLPASTNWVNTAFMLSFSVGTAVYGKLSDQLGIKKLLLFGIIVNCFGSVIGFVGHSFFPILILSRFIQGTGAAAFPALVMVVVARYIPKENRGKAFGLIGSIIAMGEGVGPAIGGMIAHYIHWSYLLLIPTMTIITVPFLAKLLKKDEGTKAYFDKTGIILMSLGIVFFMLFTTSFTISFLVISILSFLIFVKHIKKAENPFVDPALGKNIPFMIGVLCGGLIFGTVAGFVSMVPYMMKDVHQLSTAAIGSGIIFPGTMSVILFGYIGGLLVDRKGPLVVLTIGVALLSIGFLIAALFAEAAPWVMTMVLVLVFGGLSFTKTVVSTIVSSSLKQNDAGAGMSLLNFTSFLSEGTGIAIVGGLLSVRLLDRRLLPTITEPPAYLYSNMLLLFLGIMIISWLVTLRIYKRTQRNI from the coding sequence GTGAATACATCTCATTCACAATCAACTTTGCGACACAACCCCATTTTAATTTGGCTTTGTGTGCTTTCTTTTTTTAGCGTATTAAATGAAATGGTTCTGAACGTCTCATTACCTGATATCGCCAATGATTTGAATAAACTTCCAGCGAGCACAAACTGGGTGAATACAGCTTTTATGTTGTCCTTTTCGGTTGGAACAGCGGTATATGGAAAGTTATCGGACCAACTGGGCATCAAAAAACTGCTCTTGTTTGGGATTATCGTCAATTGCTTCGGATCGGTAATCGGTTTTGTTGGTCACTCGTTCTTTCCCATCCTTATTCTTTCACGGTTTATTCAAGGGACGGGTGCAGCCGCATTTCCTGCACTCGTGATGGTTGTAGTTGCGCGCTATATCCCGAAAGAAAACAGGGGTAAAGCATTTGGTCTTATCGGATCCATAATCGCCATGGGGGAAGGGGTTGGACCGGCCATTGGTGGAATGATTGCCCATTACATCCATTGGTCATACTTGCTGCTTATCCCAACGATGACGATAATCACTGTGCCGTTTCTTGCAAAACTGTTGAAAAAGGATGAAGGAACAAAAGCTTATTTTGATAAAACGGGTATTATATTGATGTCACTAGGCATTGTATTTTTTATGCTGTTTACAACGTCATTTACAATTTCTTTTCTTGTCATCAGCATTCTCTCTTTTCTGATATTTGTAAAACATATTAAGAAAGCTGAAAACCCTTTTGTCGATCCTGCACTGGGTAAAAATATTCCATTTATGATTGGAGTCCTTTGTGGCGGGCTAATCTTCGGTACGGTAGCAGGTTTTGTCTCCATGGTCCCTTATATGATGAAAGATGTTCACCAGTTAAGTACTGCGGCTATCGGAAGCGGGATTATTTTTCCCGGAACGATGAGTGTCATCCTCTTCGGTTACATTGGAGGATTGCTTGTTGATCGGAAAGGTCCTTTGGTTGTATTGACCATCGGAGTTGCCTTACTTTCCATCGGTTTTTTGATCGCTGCCTTATTTGCAGAAGCAGCACCATGGGTTATGACCATGGTATTGGTTTTGGTTTTTGGTGGGCTTTCATTTACTAAAACCGTTGTTTCTACAATAGTGTCAAGCAGTTTAAAACAAAATGATGCTGGTGCCGGAATGAGTTTGCTCAATTTTACTAGCTTCTTATCAGAGGGAACAGGTATTGCGATCGTTGGCGGATTATTATCCGTACGTTTACTAGATCGAAGGCTGCTGCCTACAATAACTGAACCGCCTGCGTATTTGTATAGTAATATGCTCCTGCTTTTTCTGGGAATCATGATCATTAGCTGGTTGGTTACCTTAAGAATCTATAAGCGAACTCAGAGAAATATATAA
- a CDS encoding YtxH domain-containing protein — translation MKDSNKSLLWGALIGSVVGSVTALLLAPKSGRELRQDISEGARQVTEKGQELVSKVGEQGTNLVSKVKEAADVVIHDIQSWRSGSSSKELLVSAIPANPASEDHLSTRKEVDEIGKDAALQLPEDESKNQN, via the coding sequence GTGAAGGATTCCAACAAAAGCCTGTTATGGGGAGCGTTAATTGGTTCGGTGGTTGGTTCGGTGACAGCTTTGCTGCTTGCTCCGAAATCCGGGCGCGAGCTTCGTCAGGACATTTCGGAAGGTGCGCGCCAAGTCACGGAGAAAGGCCAGGAATTGGTCAGCAAAGTGGGCGAACAGGGCACGAATCTCGTGTCCAAAGTCAAAGAAGCGGCTGATGTCGTGATCCATGATATCCAATCATGGCGGAGCGGCAGCAGCTCCAAGGAATTGCTGGTTTCGGCGATCCCTGCTAATCCAGCCTCAGAAGATCATCTGTCGACTAGAAAAGAGGTTGATGAGATTGGCAAGGATGCGGCCCTCCAGCTTCCCGAAGACGAGTCGAAAAACCAGAATTAA
- a CDS encoding iron-sulfur cluster assembly accessory protein, with the protein MNCKITRNAAKVLKLELDKPENEGKKLRVVITHAHGDHAHYGLDLDTPGDHDEVVSTDKEIDVILEKDQPMLDGVKIDYLYFPQEGFVITNPSKGNHGDH; encoded by the coding sequence ATGAATTGCAAAATTACGCGCAATGCTGCCAAAGTATTGAAGCTTGAATTGGACAAGCCTGAGAATGAAGGGAAAAAGCTGCGGGTTGTCATTACTCACGCCCATGGCGATCACGCCCATTACGGGCTCGATCTGGATACCCCGGGAGATCACGACGAAGTCGTGTCTACGGATAAAGAGATCGACGTAATTCTCGAGAAAGATCAGCCGATGCTGGATGGCGTTAAAATTGACTATCTGTATTTCCCGCAAGAGGGATTTGTCATTACGAACCCTTCCAAAGGCAATCACGGCGACCATTAA
- the racE gene encoding glutamate racemase has product MQQAIAILDSGVGGLTVAKEVMRQLPREKIIYFGDTARTPYGPRSSEQVKQFTEQIVDFLIQFDPKVIVIACNTATAAALDYIRAKVPIPVIGVIHPGARAAITATRTGKIGVIGTIGTISSGAYTAALKELSPYIEVVSQACPDLVPLVEKGEFRSVKTTGVVKRSIDPLRHEPLDCLILGCTHYPFLMDTIQEVIGQDVKLISSADETAREISTILYDKRKLASGDEIPVHQFFCTGDPGMFQNIARQWLGEQISKTPVVWQVTQLS; this is encoded by the coding sequence GTGCAACAAGCTATCGCTATATTAGATTCCGGTGTCGGAGGTTTGACGGTCGCAAAGGAAGTGATGCGTCAGCTTCCCAGGGAAAAGATCATTTATTTTGGAGATACTGCCCGGACACCGTACGGACCCCGTTCGTCCGAACAAGTGAAACAATTTACAGAACAAATTGTAGATTTTTTGATCCAATTCGATCCAAAGGTGATCGTTATTGCCTGCAATACGGCTACGGCGGCAGCTCTGGATTATATCCGGGCCAAGGTCCCGATTCCGGTCATCGGCGTCATTCATCCCGGAGCGCGGGCGGCCATTACGGCAACGCGCACAGGTAAGATTGGAGTCATTGGAACGATCGGCACGATCAGCAGCGGTGCGTATACGGCGGCCCTTAAAGAGCTTTCCCCTTATATCGAAGTGGTAAGCCAGGCCTGCCCGGATCTTGTGCCGCTGGTGGAGAAGGGGGAATTCCGCTCCGTCAAGACGACCGGCGTCGTGAAGCGGTCCATCGATCCGCTCAGGCATGAGCCTCTCGATTGTCTCATTCTCGGCTGCACCCACTACCCGTTTCTGATGGATACCATTCAGGAAGTCATCGGTCAGGACGTGAAGCTGATCAGTTCAGCGGATGAGACCGCAAGGGAAATAAGCACGATTTTGTACGATAAACGAAAACTGGCAAGCGGAGACGAGATTCCGGTACACCAATTTTTCTGCACGGGAGACCCGGGCATGTTTCAGAATATTGCCCGTCAATGGCTGGGAGAGCAGATCTCCAAAACGCCAGTAGTATGGCAGGTCACGCAATTATCATAA
- a CDS encoding DUF86 domain-containing protein → MYYVNREQIAHRLAAVPEIAEGLRHAVHSWDGGLVLGLVQERCLHLAIEIVTDVGSYLIDGFIMRDASSYDDIITINHEEKVFDTATYEVLSRLVALRKPLVQEYFSWNRSELHPLSRELPDVLERFAEHVSDYVDRELGPFQNVQAKG, encoded by the coding sequence TTGTATTACGTAAACAGAGAGCAGATTGCCCATAGGTTGGCTGCAGTGCCGGAAATCGCCGAGGGGCTTCGTCATGCGGTACATTCGTGGGATGGCGGGCTTGTGCTCGGCTTGGTTCAGGAACGATGCCTGCATCTGGCCATCGAAATCGTGACCGATGTAGGAAGTTACCTTATAGACGGGTTTATTATGCGGGATGCAAGCAGTTATGACGACATCATCACGATCAATCACGAGGAAAAGGTGTTCGATACGGCGACATATGAGGTGTTAAGCCGTCTTGTTGCTCTACGAAAGCCGTTAGTACAAGAATACTTCAGCTGGAATCGGTCCGAGCTGCATCCGTTAAGCCGGGAGCTGCCGGACGTTCTCGAACGTTTTGCAGAACACGTCTCCGATTACGTGGACCGGGAACTCGGTCCATTTCAAAACGTGCAGGCAAAGGGTTAG
- a CDS encoding helix-turn-helix transcriptional regulator, translating into MPNQPEQHSIQAWSLINRKYLGKGVRVKRFRKPTRCQIRNRVLLAVLMANDIKLSQLAEDLSISSRSVSAWVYEGRIPGSTNLDKACQLLGYPRHILFNEEVVRKSPVICQPEPSRFMKRTVTRSPVSNRILTGLCMVHDLSVTDVSHWIGVHPGTFRKWLHQGTLPSAAFQEQAEQFFRIPKTILFADVILKDRRSN; encoded by the coding sequence ATGCCTAATCAACCAGAACAACATTCCATCCAGGCGTGGTCTCTGATCAACCGTAAATACTTGGGTAAAGGCGTCCGTGTGAAACGATTCCGCAAACCGACACGCTGTCAAATCCGTAATCGCGTTCTTCTTGCCGTGCTGATGGCCAATGACATCAAGTTGTCCCAGCTGGCCGAAGACCTGTCCATTTCGTCCCGGAGCGTAAGCGCCTGGGTATACGAAGGGCGGATACCCGGCAGTACCAATCTGGACAAGGCCTGCCAATTGCTCGGCTACCCGCGCCACATTCTTTTCAATGAAGAAGTCGTTCGCAAAAGCCCGGTAATTTGCCAGCCTGAGCCTTCCCGTTTCATGAAGCGTACGGTGACCCGTTCTCCGGTTAGCAACCGTATTCTGACAGGCTTATGCATGGTCCATGATTTGTCGGTGACAGATGTCAGCCACTGGATCGGGGTTCACCCCGGCACTTTTCGCAAATGGCTGCATCAGGGAACGCTGCCTTCCGCTGCGTTTCAGGAACAGGCGGAACAATTTTTCCGCATTCCAAAAACGATATTGTTTGCAGATGTCATCTTGAAAGATCGCCGCAGCAACTAA
- a CDS encoding aldo/keto reductase gives MTKHITDCTILNNGVTMPWLGLGTYRAKGKEVQEAVETALEVGYRSVDTASVYGNEEEVGQALAGSGIARSELFVTTKLWNEDQGYDQTLRAFEASQKALGLDVIDLYLIHWPGRDRYKDTWRAFERLYHEKSVRAIGVSNFQIHHLQDLMDESGIVPAVNQVELHPGLVQQELQDFCGEHGIQLVAWSPIMRNKLDKESTLKALAQKYGKSTAQIILRWDIQNQIVTIPKSVTPERIRENADIFDFELTPDELSLIDALDADKRTGPHPDQLFWD, from the coding sequence ATGACAAAACATATTACGGATTGCACCATACTGAACAATGGAGTCACGATGCCTTGGCTGGGCCTGGGGACTTATCGGGCCAAAGGAAAAGAAGTGCAGGAAGCGGTGGAGACAGCGCTGGAAGTGGGTTATCGCAGCGTGGATACTGCATCCGTGTACGGCAATGAGGAAGAAGTGGGACAGGCGCTTGCGGGCAGCGGGATTGCCCGGAGCGAGTTGTTTGTCACAACCAAGCTGTGGAATGAGGATCAGGGCTATGACCAAACGCTTCGTGCGTTTGAGGCGAGCCAAAAGGCGCTGGGTCTGGACGTCATCGATCTGTATTTGATCCATTGGCCCGGCAGGGACCGATATAAGGATACGTGGAGAGCCTTCGAGCGTCTATATCATGAGAAAAGTGTACGAGCTATCGGCGTAAGCAATTTTCAGATTCATCATTTGCAAGACTTAATGGACGAAAGTGGAATAGTGCCTGCGGTAAATCAGGTCGAGCTGCATCCTGGTCTGGTCCAACAGGAATTGCAGGATTTTTGCGGGGAGCACGGCATCCAGTTGGTTGCATGGAGTCCCATCATGCGCAACAAGCTGGACAAGGAGTCGACCCTGAAGGCGTTAGCCCAGAAGTACGGGAAGAGCACGGCGCAAATCATTTTGCGCTGGGACATCCAGAATCAGATCGTGACGATTCCAAAGTCGGTTACGCCGGAGCGCATTCGCGAGAATGCCGACATCTTTGACTTTGAGTTAACGCCGGACGAACTGAGTTTGATCGATGCACTCGATGCCGACAAGCGAACGGGCCCGCATCCGGACCAGTTGTTTTGGGATTAG
- a CDS encoding Gfo/Idh/MocA family oxidoreductase: MPQTKLCFIGAGFHATTNILPAAVEAGAKIQAISTRSIERSRAALLRFGSEGQAYDNALKMLRNENCDGVVVVAQPHDQTALVRDCIRAGKHVYVDKPLGWNAAEAEELSRLAEDAGVVLMVGFMKRYAPVYMKLKELIDRRELGQARSFQMRFAVDSTPFCEDEEQFIKLAAIHMVDLMRFLFGEAVEVTGTRATTGRQINQSISIAFDSGVAGSIYFTGMSAWSRESESLLVTFDNGFASADEINTLTVHSSRTSSNIPWKSLEEQDTVFTPSASPMSGAYRDLYLRGFVGEMAHFMACCRTGATPLSSGKDNIGTMALCDRILTSIL; this comes from the coding sequence TTGCCTCAGACCAAACTTTGTTTTATCGGAGCAGGATTCCATGCCACCACCAACATCCTGCCCGCTGCCGTAGAAGCAGGAGCCAAGATTCAGGCCATATCCACCCGCAGCATCGAACGTTCACGGGCCGCGTTGCTTCGATTCGGCAGCGAAGGCCAAGCGTATGACAACGCGCTCAAAATGCTGCGCAACGAAAACTGCGATGGCGTCGTTGTCGTTGCACAGCCGCATGACCAGACGGCTCTCGTTCGCGACTGCATTCGTGCGGGCAAACATGTATACGTAGATAAACCGCTGGGATGGAATGCCGCCGAAGCGGAGGAATTATCCCGCTTGGCCGAGGATGCCGGCGTTGTGCTCATGGTTGGTTTCATGAAACGATATGCTCCCGTTTACATGAAATTAAAGGAGTTGATCGACCGTCGCGAATTGGGACAAGCCCGTTCGTTTCAAATGCGCTTCGCCGTGGATTCCACGCCGTTTTGCGAAGATGAAGAACAGTTCATTAAACTGGCCGCCATTCACATGGTCGATCTGATGCGTTTCCTCTTCGGCGAAGCGGTAGAGGTAACGGGAACCCGGGCCACAACGGGACGTCAAATCAACCAGAGCATTTCCATCGCGTTCGACAGCGGTGTAGCAGGCAGCATTTATTTTACCGGCATGAGTGCATGGTCCCGCGAAAGCGAAAGCCTGCTGGTCACCTTTGATAACGGGTTTGCTTCTGCGGATGAGATCAACACCCTGACCGTGCACTCCTCCCGCACTTCATCGAATATCCCATGGAAATCCCTTGAAGAGCAGGATACTGTCTTCACTCCTTCAGCCTCGCCCATGTCCGGTGCATACCGCGACCTTTATTTGCGGGGATTCGTGGGCGAAATGGCCCATTTCATGGCATGCTGCCGTACCGGAGCAACCCCTCTTAGCAGCGGGAAAGACAACATTGGCACGATGGCGTTATGCGACCGCATATTGACATCGATTCTGTAG
- a CDS encoding sn-glycerol-1-phosphate dehydrogenase: MNMNERIADWNRRAQECDCGHEHRAVDIQVVMEHGAIRKVPDYLSRKSYHHVTVVYDANTGPIAAFGVVRSLRAAGNRVDEICLRPAAAGDVIADEAAIVQLLLGVQQGSQAIIAIGSGTIHDVVRIVCAKMNKSFLSIPTAASVDGFTSAGAPLIVNGVKQTFQAVPPEIIFADIDVFASAPQEMTAAGFGDMLGKFTSLADWEVSRDLGGEPFCPVAYRMTKEALDACIDQVDAIAEGSQEGVTALMDALIMSGISMLIIDHSRPASGGEHHVSHRWEMELMELGRKPILHGAKVGVACALLTGKYKELVRTTNERAFQVYHSLPEQEQLSAWLGQVGGPTTTEELGISPEMVERAFATAHTLRDRYTGLKYMNEVLCSK, encoded by the coding sequence ATGAATATGAACGAACGAATTGCGGACTGGAACAGGCGAGCCCAGGAATGCGATTGCGGACATGAGCATCGTGCGGTGGATATCCAGGTGGTCATGGAGCATGGTGCGATTCGCAAGGTGCCTGACTATTTGAGCCGGAAGTCATATCATCATGTGACGGTCGTTTATGATGCGAATACGGGGCCCATTGCCGCTTTTGGCGTGGTGCGGAGCCTTCGAGCAGCGGGAAACCGGGTGGATGAGATCTGTTTGAGACCTGCGGCTGCCGGAGATGTCATTGCCGACGAGGCGGCCATCGTACAGCTGCTTTTGGGCGTGCAGCAGGGAAGTCAAGCGATCATTGCGATCGGTTCCGGGACGATTCACGATGTCGTTCGTATCGTGTGCGCCAAAATGAACAAATCGTTTCTGTCGATTCCAACGGCAGCATCGGTGGATGGTTTTACGTCTGCGGGAGCGCCGCTCATCGTAAACGGGGTAAAGCAAACGTTTCAAGCGGTTCCGCCGGAAATCATTTTTGCCGACATCGACGTGTTTGCATCGGCACCCCAAGAGATGACGGCAGCAGGTTTCGGAGACATGCTCGGCAAATTTACGTCCCTTGCCGATTGGGAAGTATCCCGCGATCTTGGAGGAGAGCCATTCTGCCCTGTTGCATACCGGATGACCAAAGAGGCATTGGACGCGTGCATCGATCAGGTGGATGCGATTGCGGAGGGAAGTCAGGAAGGCGTGACTGCGCTGATGGATGCATTGATCATGTCAGGCATATCGATGCTGATCATCGATCACTCTCGCCCGGCCTCCGGAGGGGAGCATCATGTATCCCATCGCTGGGAGATGGAGCTGATGGAGCTGGGTCGCAAACCGATTTTGCATGGGGCCAAAGTGGGTGTGGCTTGTGCGTTGTTGACGGGGAAATACAAGGAGCTTGTACGTACAACGAACGAGCGAGCCTTTCAGGTATACCACTCATTGCCCGAACAGGAGCAATTGTCTGCATGGTTGGGACAAGTTGGCGGGCCGACCACAACGGAAGAACTGGGCATTTCTCCGGAGATGGTGGAACGCGCTTTTGCGACCGCGCATACGCTTCGTGATCGCTATACGGGGCTCAAATATATGAACGAAGTCCTTTGTTCCAAATAA
- a CDS encoding DsbA family oxidoreductase, with translation MNIEIWSDYMCPFCYIGKRRLEQVLEQFPHRGDVTVEFKSFELDPNAELNSGKSNTDYLTEKYNISAEQAQAMNAQMNANARAAGLEYDIDSMVPTNSFAAHRLSQWAGTQGKMLELSERLFQAVFIEGKDTGDHHTLIQLAEEVGLDGQEAAAVLASNQYADHVRADQAEAAQLGVRGVPFFVIDRKFAVSGAQPEDVFRNALQKAWDERTPFTMVESAGDNTADAGLCTDEGCELPQKPSN, from the coding sequence ATGAATATTGAAATATGGTCTGACTATATGTGCCCTTTCTGTTATATCGGCAAGCGCCGTCTGGAGCAAGTCCTGGAACAATTTCCGCATCGTGGCGACGTTACCGTTGAATTCAAAAGCTTTGAGCTCGACCCGAACGCCGAATTGAACAGCGGCAAATCCAACACCGACTATTTGACGGAAAAGTATAACATCAGCGCCGAGCAAGCTCAGGCCATGAATGCCCAAATGAATGCCAATGCCAGAGCCGCGGGGCTGGAATACGACATCGACTCGATGGTTCCGACCAATTCCTTCGCCGCTCACCGCTTATCTCAATGGGCCGGCACCCAAGGCAAAATGCTGGAACTCAGCGAGCGGCTGTTCCAAGCCGTATTTATCGAAGGCAAAGATACAGGAGATCATCACACGCTGATCCAACTCGCTGAAGAAGTGGGATTGGACGGCCAGGAAGCCGCTGCCGTGCTGGCGAGCAATCAATACGCGGACCATGTGCGGGCGGATCAAGCCGAAGCTGCGCAGCTGGGGGTTCGCGGCGTTCCTTTCTTTGTCATCGACCGGAAATTCGCCGTCTCCGGCGCACAACCGGAAGACGTATTCCGAAACGCGTTGCAAAAAGCCTGGGATGAGCGTACTCCTTTCACTATGGTGGAGTCTGCCGGAGACAACACTGCCGATGCAGGTCTCTGCACGGATGAAGGCTGCGAGCTGCCCCAAAAACCTTCGAACTGA
- a CDS encoding M14 family metallopeptidase, with protein MESKWIIVQPGDTISRIAAVHRMTREHLAALNPEAAAQPYLLAGQMLRIIPGTGRRYAVQPGETASGIAKRFGMTEAELRNANTNIAEMDDWHGHCIHIPDVMGQTIIRIQGEYGYRDMNRDIRELEKRYPFIHTGTIGTSVMGKPLHYVRIGEGARHFHVNASIHANEWLTTPVLLRFIEQYAAVVGTGSSWYGFYPNQWFKETTLWIVPMVNPDGVELVQEGVVNGHPYADELLAWNAGRADFRHWKANIRGVDLNDQFPAYWEEEVARRGVASPGPRDYAGRTPLSEPEALALAQWTDQHDFSAVVALHSQGKEIYWNYRDLEPVESVWLSRRLAKASGYKAVRLSGSDAGYKDWFIQKFGRPGFTVEMGLGVNPLPVEQFDDLCMEIGMLLGELLSGEGKKGTP; from the coding sequence ATGGAATCGAAATGGATCATCGTACAGCCGGGAGACACGATTTCCCGCATCGCTGCCGTACATCGCATGACCAGGGAACACCTCGCAGCACTTAATCCGGAGGCCGCGGCCCAGCCCTACTTGTTGGCAGGACAGATGCTGCGGATCATTCCGGGCACGGGGCGTCGCTATGCGGTTCAGCCTGGAGAAACCGCAAGCGGAATCGCGAAGCGCTTCGGGATGACGGAGGCTGAATTGCGAAACGCAAATACCAATATTGCAGAAATGGACGATTGGCACGGACACTGCATTCATATTCCGGATGTAATGGGCCAAACTATAATCAGAATCCAGGGTGAATATGGGTACCGTGACATGAACCGTGACATTCGGGAGCTTGAGAAACGTTATCCATTTATCCATACGGGCACGATCGGTACGAGTGTGATGGGCAAACCGCTGCATTATGTGCGGATCGGTGAAGGAGCCCGGCATTTTCATGTTAATGCCTCCATTCATGCAAACGAGTGGCTGACGACTCCGGTTTTGCTGCGGTTTATTGAGCAGTATGCGGCTGTCGTCGGCACGGGTTCTTCCTGGTATGGTTTCTACCCGAATCAATGGTTTAAGGAAACGACGCTTTGGATCGTGCCGATGGTGAATCCGGATGGGGTGGAGCTCGTTCAGGAAGGTGTTGTGAATGGACACCCTTATGCCGATGAACTGCTTGCATGGAATGCGGGCCGTGCCGATTTCAGGCATTGGAAAGCAAACATTAGAGGCGTGGATCTGAATGACCAGTTTCCGGCTTACTGGGAAGAAGAGGTGGCCAGGAGAGGGGTGGCTTCGCCTGGGCCGCGCGATTATGCGGGGAGAACGCCGTTGTCCGAACCGGAGGCTCTGGCCCTGGCGCAATGGACGGACCAGCATGATTTTTCGGCGGTTGTAGCCCTCCATAGTCAAGGCAAGGAGATTTACTGGAATTATCGCGATCTGGAGCCTGTAGAAAGTGTTTGGTTATCCCGCAGGTTGGCCAAAGCATCCGGATACAAAGCCGTGAGGCTTAGCGGAAGCGATGCAGGATACAAGGATTGGTTCATTCAAAAGTTCGGCAGGCCGGGTTTTACGGTTGAAATGGGATTAGGCGTGAACCCTCTCCCGGTGGAGCAGTTTGATGATCTTTGCATGGAGATCGGCATGCTGCTCGGAGAATTGCTTTCCGGCGAAGGGAAAAAGGGGACGCCGTAA
- a CDS encoding Dabb family protein, translated as MIKHIVLFKMKERSPENIEAAAQVLRNLEGKIDVLISLEVGVDVLRSDRSFDISLTAEFASLEDLQAYQVHPLHQEVIKYMNEVREQSIAVDYEI; from the coding sequence ATGATTAAGCATATTGTTCTTTTTAAAATGAAGGAGCGTTCTCCGGAGAATATTGAAGCCGCTGCGCAAGTCCTTCGAAACCTGGAAGGCAAAATCGACGTCCTGATTTCCCTGGAGGTTGGCGTGGATGTTTTGCGGTCGGACAGGTCTTTTGACATTTCGCTTACAGCGGAATTCGCTTCTTTGGAAGACTTGCAGGCGTATCAGGTCCACCCATTACATCAGGAAGTCATCAAATACATGAACGAAGTAAGAGAACAATCGATTGCGGTGGATTACGAAATCTGA
- a CDS encoding DUF4261 domain-containing protein — MMHESNEHLQEKESAKTPSGFHPVYMVELLFKTPPHVDRRRLHDAISRYTGQVRLAVKQRHDQGETAGDQELPGEKNAVQPDPEYKEELLVFYHLDHLVSFEEGAVPSQTCVLAVQKIEDRSRFKGAIQQAWHWSEAERAVSSAEYSMRLHDMFAAAMPRKQRLELFQKTLQAILEVLPCEAIYWYGSDKVVEPAAYRQSQEREEHLYGAMNVRMYQAGGDEEQRELVMDTVGLSALGIPDVQCHFTGIDPDTVAQTLLGAAYYIFDQGDVLQNGQLLGSSGGRRWRCERQAALIAPGRYVIDLQPGEKAEA, encoded by the coding sequence ATGATGCATGAAAGCAACGAACATTTGCAAGAAAAAGAAAGCGCAAAAACGCCTTCGGGATTTCATCCCGTATATATGGTGGAGCTGCTGTTCAAAACCCCGCCGCATGTCGATCGCCGCCGACTGCATGATGCGATAAGCCGGTATACCGGTCAAGTTCGGTTAGCCGTGAAGCAGCGCCATGATCAGGGTGAAACCGCGGGGGATCAGGAACTCCCCGGAGAGAAAAATGCTGTGCAGCCGGATCCGGAGTACAAGGAAGAGTTGTTGGTCTTCTATCACTTGGACCATCTGGTTTCTTTTGAGGAAGGGGCCGTTCCTTCGCAAACCTGTGTTCTCGCCGTGCAGAAAATCGAGGATCGTTCCCGTTTTAAAGGGGCGATTCAGCAGGCTTGGCATTGGTCCGAAGCAGAGCGGGCTGTGTCGTCTGCCGAATATTCCATGCGGCTGCATGACATGTTTGCGGCGGCGATGCCGCGGAAACAGCGGCTGGAATTGTTTCAAAAAACGCTCCAGGCGATCCTTGAGGTCCTGCCGTGCGAGGCGATCTATTGGTACGGCAGCGACAAAGTGGTTGAACCAGCGGCTTATCGCCAGTCGCAGGAGAGGGAAGAGCATCTGTACGGCGCCATGAACGTGCGGATGTATCAGGCCGGCGGGGATGAGGAACAACGTGAACTTGTGATGGACACGGTGGGACTTTCCGCACTCGGCATACCCGATGTCCAATGTCATTTCACGGGAATTGATCCGGATACGGTTGCCCAAACGCTTCTCGGGGCAGCTTATTACATATTCGATCAAGGCGATGTGCTTCAAAATGGACAGCTGCTCGGCTCCTCCGGCGGCAGGCGTTGGCGGTGCGAGCGCCAGGCGGCATTGATTGCGCCCGGGCGCTATGTCATTGATCTTCAGCCTGGAGAGAAGGCCGAGGCATAG
- a CDS encoding DUF1450 domain-containing protein: MANDIRVCEKCRHIKLKSIVPKLEKMAPGTEIKVGCKSYCGPCAKRAFVFVNGRYISAPTEEEVLEKVAKFVK; this comes from the coding sequence ATGGCTAACGATATCCGCGTCTGCGAGAAATGCAGGCATATTAAATTGAAATCGATCGTACCTAAACTGGAGAAAATGGCTCCAGGCACCGAAATCAAGGTGGGGTGTAAATCGTATTGCGGACCTTGCGCCAAACGTGCATTTGTTTTCGTCAATGGCCGTTACATTAGTGCTCCTACGGAAGAAGAAGTGCTGGAGAAAGTTGCAAAATTCGTGAAATAA